CGATGTTTAATTCTTCAATTTTAGCTTGCAACATATCACTTGCGCCTTGATCCAATTGTCTCGGCATTAAACGTGGCGCAAATTCCACCACATGCGGATTCAATCCTAAATCACGAACCGCTTTTGCGGCTTCTAATCCTAATAAACCGCCACCTAAAACTGCAGCTTCGGTTGCACCTTTTATTTTTATTTTTTTGGCGTAAGCCATAATCGCGTCAAGATCTTCGATGGTTCTGTATACAAAAACACCTTCTTTTTCAACTCCGTCAATTGGAGGTACAAAAGCAGAAGAGCCTGTAGCTAAAACTAAGTAGTCGTACGTATGGGTTTTCTCTAAATGCGTATGTATTGTTTTTTGATCACGATTAATATCTGTAATTAGTTCCGATGTATTCAGAATAATATTGTTTTCTGCGTACCATTCGGTTGTTGATAATGATAAATCGTCAGCTGTTTTTCCTCCAAAGTATTCGCTTAAATGAACGCGATCGTAAGCGCGCCTTGGTTCTTCTCCAAATACTGTGATTTGATACTTTTCTTGTCCTGATTTTGCAATGAATTTTTCGCAAAATTTATAACCAACCATGCCGTTTCCAACTACTATTACTCTAATCATGATTTCTTTAATTAAGTATTACTACGCAAATATAAGTATTTATACTTATAAAAATACGTAACAAATTTATTTTTTTAAGTAGATATTAATTCTGCTTGCTACGTATTTTGCCATAATCTATTACGTAGTCTAGGTTTTTGGTAAATTTGAAGATTGTCAATTATGTCAAATTTGAAAAGATTCTAAATAACGATTTCAAAAAAATGTCGTAAATTCATAAGAATTTTATAGGTGTTTTAGCAGAAAGCACATTCCAAATACAAATAGTATGAAAAAAATAATACCACTTTTGCTTTTACTGTCTTTGATGGTGAGCTGTAAAACTTCAGCAGGCAAAACTTCAGAGACAAAAGAAACTGCTCAACAAGGAGTAAATCAGGACGATATGAATTTTTATTTTAAAGCAACTGGAAACGAGCCATTTTGGGGAGTTAAAATTGGAAATGAAAATATTGTTTTTACCTCATTAATTCAAGGGAAAGAAAGTATCACTTTTCCTGCGGTTGATGCCATCAGGGCTATGGACGCGAATGTAAAAATGTATAAGGTAAGCAATGAAACTGCTTCCGGAATTATTACGATTCAGCAGTTGGATTGTCAGGATTCGATGTCCGGTACGATTTCGCCTTATAGCGTGAAAGTTGAAATAAAAAATAACTCTGAATTAGAATTTAAAAAACTCAGCGGTTGCGGAAAGTATATTACAGATTATCGTCTTCATGATATCTGGGTTTTGGAAGAATTAAATGGTTACAAAGTTTTTGCAACTGATTTCCAAAAAGAATTTCCTCGAATTGAAATTAATTCGGCTGAAAATAGATTTTCTGGTTATGGTGGCTGTAATGCAATAAGCGGTACTATTTTCTATGAAAAAGATTTATTAAGATTTTCAAAGGTTCTTTCTACTCTTATGGCTTGTCCTCAAGGAAATAAAGAAAATGAGTTTACTAAAGCGTTGCAGAGCACAACTACCTATTCTATAGGCAATAATCAATTGATTTTGTCCAATCCTTCTGGGAAATTGGCTGTTTTTAAGAAGGTCGATTAAAAGTTTTGTTTGTTTTGTTTACTTCGTCTGTTCGTCTTTCAGCCTTGGGTTAGGTTTAAAGTTTCATGTTGCTGTTGTCATTTCGACTGAAAGGAGAAATCGCGATAGTTTGTCGACAAAGATTGGCGATATTCCAAGCGGAATTACTTGTACGATTCCTTGTTCCTCGGAATTGACAGATACTACGCAAATAACTTTGTCAAAGTTCAAAACTTTGACAAAGTTCTCATCCACGACTTTGGAATTTTGTCCCGAAGCTTCGGGATCAACATTAGAAATTTTAATATTGGGATTTACTTTTAAAAAAAGTACGTATATTAGCGTCTTCGTTATAGATGAATATACGTAAAAATCGAAAATCTAAATTAAGTAAATTATGAGTAATATCATTCGTGTAGTATTAGCAGATGACCATGTTTTTGTTCGAGACGGAATCAAATCTTTACTGGAAAACGAAGCAAACATTGAGGTTGTGGGCGAAGCAATCGATGGTGCCGATGCACTTGATGTTGTTGCCGAAACCAAACCCGATTTACTTATAGCCGATATTCGTATGCCAAACTTAACCGGTATCGAACTAGTAGAAAAACTTAGAAGCGAAAGCAACGATATAAAAATTATCATGCTTTCGATGCACGAATCAGAAGAATATGTATTGAAATCGATAAAAGCTGGTGCTGACGGATATTTATTAAAAGGATCTTCTAAAGAAGAATTCTTAAAAGCACTTCATACAGTTTCAGCTGGCGGAAAATATTTCAGTGGCGATATTTCTTCCATCTTAATTGGTCAGTTAACAAATCCGTCTAATTCATTAGAAACGAAGCAAAACTTAAGCGACGAGATGATGATTACCAAAAGAGAAAAAGAAATCTTAACATTATTATTATCTGGAAAAGGAAACAAAGAAATCGCCGAAGCGCTTGACATCAGCAAACGAACTGCTGAAGTACACCGTTTTAACCTAATGAAAAAGCTGAAAGTGAAAAACTTGATGGAACTTTCTAACAAAGCAACCGAGTATTCTTTAATCTAAAAAAAATACGTATAAATACGTAATTATTTTTAAAAAACTGCGTTTTAGCAGGTTTTAACTAAGTTATAGTACTTATTTTTACATAAAAATATAAGTGCTATGAAAACTACAAACTCACTATCGCAATCACACAAGATTTTATTTTTGAACACATTGGCTTTTACAGTGTGTTTTGCCTGCTGGACTTTAAACGGCGTTTTAGTAACCTTTTTAGTCGATAACGGAATTTTCCACTGGAGCGTTGTTCAGGTTGGATGGCTTTTAGGAATTCCTATTTTAACGGGTTCCATTATGCGTCTGCCAATCGGAATCTTGACAGACAAATTTGGCGGAAAATATGTCTTTTCACTTTTACTGCTTCTAAGTTCAATTCCATTATTCCTCCTTCCCTACGCCGACAGTTTTTTCATGTTTGCTTTACTTAGTTTTTTCTTTGGCATGGTTGGAACTAGTTTTGCTGTAGGAATTGGCTACACTTCAATATGGTACCCAAAAGAATGGCAGGGACGCGCATTAGGGATTTTCGGAATGGGAAATGCCGGCGCCGCAATTACTACTTTTTTAGCTCCTTCTATATTAAATCATTTTTCAATTGACAACCCACAAAACGGTTGGAAAATCCTGCCGGTTATTTACGCTGTTTCTTTGGTTATTATTGGAATTGCCTTTTTGATTTTCACTCAAAATAAAAAACCAGAAAACAATACCAAAACTGTTTCTCAAATGCTTGTTCCTTTAAAATCAGCTCGAGTTTGGCGTTTTGGAGCATATTACTTCTTAGTTTTTGGTTGTTTTGTGGCTTATTCGCAATGGCTTTTACCCAATTTTATGAATGTTTATCAAACTAGTCTTGTTATGGGTGGTCTCTTTGCTACCATGTTTAGTCTTCCGTCTGGCGTTATCAGAGCGTTTGGAGGTTATTTATCAGATAAATTTGGCGCCAGAAAAGTGATGTATTGGGTTTTGGGATCTTCAGTAATTTTAAGTGCTTTATTGGCAATTCCAAAAATGGAAATTACTACTTCAGGCCCTGGAATATTAGCTTCAAAAAAAGGAGTTGTAAATGAGATCAACGATAAAATCGTAAAAATTGGAGATAAAGAATATCCAATCGCACAAAAAACAGCAAATACAGTTGCAAATACAATTTTCCCAACTACTTCAAGCTGGCAGGATGTTGTGGTAGCTCACAATCAAAATGTTGCAAAAAAAGAATTAATTGCTAAAGGAGTAACCGTTATTAAATTCGATGCCAATATGTGGGTTTTTCTTGTCTTAGTAATTCTAATCGGGATCTCTTGGGGAATCGGTAAAGCTGCAGTTTACAAGCATATTCCAGAATACTTCCCTAACGAAGTAGGTGTTGTAGGCGGCATGGTCGGAATGATTGGCGGATTAGGCGGTTTCTTGGGGCCAATTATCTTTGGATATTTACTAACCGCAACCGGAATTTGGTCAAGCTCATGGATTTTTATTCTACTATTTTCCACTGGCTGTTTGGTTTGGATGCATTATGTTATTACTAAAAAAATAAGCCAAAAACAGCAAATCAAAACTAAAGTAGTCAACGACCCTAAACTTGTGGCCGCTGTAAACTAAAATTAAAAAATAATTAGATTATTATTAGCAAAGGCCTAATTTTCTTATAAATTTACGCTGCCAAAAAAATACCACTTTATGAAAAGAATAATTTTTCTCTTGCTTTTAGGAACAACTACCCTAATGAATGCACAGGAACTAGATGTAAATTTACAAGTCAGGCCTCGTTTTGAATACCGAAATGGATATCGAACCCTTTTACCAGAAGGACAAAAAGGAACTTCTCAAATTTCGCAACGTTCTCGTTTAAATTTCAATTACAAACAAGATGAATTAGTTGTTAAATTAACTCTTCAAAATACCAGAACTTGGGGAGATGTACCAACCAATGCGGTGGCTGACAAAAACGGAGTAGCGGTTTTTGAAGCTTGGGCACAATACAATTTTACTGACAAATGGAGTGCCAGAATGGGACGCCAAGTGCTTTCATACGATAATCAGCGTATTTTAGGAGAACAGGACTGGGGACAGCAGGCTCAAAGCCATGATGCCTTTACGGTAACTTATCAGACCGAAAAACAGAAATTGGATTTTGGAGGCGCTTACAACTCTACTGCCGAAAATACATTTCAAACACCTTATACGGTTGCTAATTACAAAGCTTTAATGTATGCTTGGTATCACAACCAATTCAGTAATGATTTAGGCTTAAGCTTTTTATTACTTAATACTGGTTATGAATATGCCAATGCTGATACAAAATTATTAGTAGATTATAAACAGACTTTTGGGCCTTATTTGACTTATAAAAACAGTAAAATAGATGGTAACTTTTGGCTATACGGACAAACTGGAAAAAGTACCGATTTACAAGTCAGCGCCTGGAATGCGGCCGCAAATTTCAATTACAATGTAACCGATTCTTTCAAAGCAGGTTTAGGGTATGAATTTTTATCGGGTAAAGCTACCAATGATGGAAGCACTGTAATTAAATCGTTCAATCCAATATTTGGAACCAACCACGGTTTTAACGGTTTTATGGATTATTTTTATGTTGGAAATCATTTAAACAATGTTGGTTTGCAAGATGCTTTTATCAAATTAAGCTACAATGTAAACAAATGGCAGTTTGCTTTAAGCCCACATGCGTTTTTAGCCGCCGCAGATGTGGTTACGCCCCTAAACGAAAAAATGGATTCTTATTTAGGAACTGAGATTGATGCTTCTTTTGTTTTCAATTTCAAAAAAGACATTACAGTTACAGGAGGTTATTCGCAGATGTTTGGCTCTAAAACCATGGAATTCATTAAAAATGGAGACGCTAATCATACCAACAATTGGGCGTGGTTGTCAATATCTGTTAATCCAAGAATTTTTAGCTGGAAAAAATAATTTTTCTATAAAATTAGCTCATAAATTTTACCCTTTTCCTATTTCAGGAAAAGGGTGTTTTTTTTTACCTAAAGAAAACCTATTATATAATATAATTAATTATATTTGAAGCGATTATGAACCCCCAATTCTATCCTAATGAAACCATTTCTAAAACTTTCAATGCTGACATTTATTGTTACGCAGACAGGCATTGCCCAAAAATACAATGATGCCTTAATCTCTAAAAACTCAGAAATTAATTTTGCAAAAACGCAAAAAAGAGGAATCAAAAAAAACAACATTGTTTATTATGTTGAAAATGACATGCAAACCATCTCAGCTTACAAAAAAAGTAAATTGAAATGGCAGACAAATGTAATTTCAGTTTGTGGAAAACCCAAAAAAGGAGAACCTGAAATTAGATATGTAGGATATAATTCAGACAAACTGCTTATCGTTATGGGAAAACATAATTTTGCAGAAATTGATGTAAATAGCGGTGTAACTACACTTGTTTAAAAAATAAAGAGATTTTTTTAAATCTGAAATTTATAGAATGCCCTTTTTTTGTTTTTGAGAAAGGGTATTTTTTTATTTTAAAGATAAATTATTATATTTTTTTAATTGGTATATCTTAGTAATGAAGAAGCTTAAAAGTTTAGTAATTATATCCGTAATTATACTTTTTTCTAGTTGTGAAAAGAAAATAACAGATTTGGAATTTGAGAAAAATGTAATGACCGAAATTTTTCCAAGTCTAATTGATTCGACTTGTATAGATATAAGATTGTTTACAAATTTCCCGCCAAAATATGGAGAACCAATATATGACAAAACAGGACATTATATTGGTGTTGATAGCACTAAAGCTACTAAAGAACAGAAGCAAAAATTATTAGAATGGAAAATCAATACAGAAAAAATCAAGCAAGACACCTCTAAAATCATAATAGCATTTGATCCTGTAATAGAATATTCCAGTGAAGATCTAATAGAATATCTTGAAAAACACTTTAAAAATACAAAACCATTTGTCCCAAAAGAAAAAGTTTATAACGAATATACCCTGGATTTTAAAAACATTAAACTTAATAATAGATTTGAATTAAGGCATGCAAACCAGTTTCCAAAAGAAAGGGGCAAAATTTGGGAAACTAAATACAACTTCAATTTTTCAGGTGCTGTTTTCTTTAGCAGAATACAATTTGATCAAAATAAAAGTTTTGGAGTTTTAAATGGTGGTTTTGCTTGTGGAAGACTTTGCGGACAAGGATTTAGAATTTATATTAAAAAAAATAAGAATAAATGGATTATTGATCACATAGAAGAAACTTGGGTTTCATAAAAAAATCAATAATTAAATTCAATTTACAAATAATGAACAATTGGACTAAAAGATGGGACGACCGCTATAGCAACAAAGAATTTGCCTACGGCGAAGAACCCAACAATTACTTAAAAGAACAACTTGAAAAACTAAATCCAAGCTCTATTCTTT
This portion of the Flavobacterium panacagri genome encodes:
- a CDS encoding META domain-containing protein, translated to MKKIIPLLLLLSLMVSCKTSAGKTSETKETAQQGVNQDDMNFYFKATGNEPFWGVKIGNENIVFTSLIQGKESITFPAVDAIRAMDANVKMYKVSNETASGIITIQQLDCQDSMSGTISPYSVKVEIKNNSELEFKKLSGCGKYITDYRLHDIWVLEELNGYKVFATDFQKEFPRIEINSAENRFSGYGGCNAISGTIFYEKDLLRFSKVLSTLMACPQGNKENEFTKALQSTTTYSIGNNQLILSNPSGKLAVFKKVD
- a CDS encoding response regulator transcription factor, encoding MSNIIRVVLADDHVFVRDGIKSLLENEANIEVVGEAIDGADALDVVAETKPDLLIADIRMPNLTGIELVEKLRSESNDIKIIMLSMHESEEYVLKSIKAGADGYLLKGSSKEEFLKALHTVSAGGKYFSGDISSILIGQLTNPSNSLETKQNLSDEMMITKREKEILTLLLSGKGNKEIAEALDISKRTAEVHRFNLMKKLKVKNLMELSNKATEYSLI
- a CDS encoding MFS transporter, with translation MKTTNSLSQSHKILFLNTLAFTVCFACWTLNGVLVTFLVDNGIFHWSVVQVGWLLGIPILTGSIMRLPIGILTDKFGGKYVFSLLLLLSSIPLFLLPYADSFFMFALLSFFFGMVGTSFAVGIGYTSIWYPKEWQGRALGIFGMGNAGAAITTFLAPSILNHFSIDNPQNGWKILPVIYAVSLVIIGIAFLIFTQNKKPENNTKTVSQMLVPLKSARVWRFGAYYFLVFGCFVAYSQWLLPNFMNVYQTSLVMGGLFATMFSLPSGVIRAFGGYLSDKFGARKVMYWVLGSSVILSALLAIPKMEITTSGPGILASKKGVVNEINDKIVKIGDKEYPIAQKTANTVANTIFPTTSSWQDVVVAHNQNVAKKELIAKGVTVIKFDANMWVFLVLVILIGISWGIGKAAVYKHIPEYFPNEVGVVGGMVGMIGGLGGFLGPIIFGYLLTATGIWSSSWIFILLFSTGCLVWMHYVITKKISQKQQIKTKVVNDPKLVAAVN
- a CDS encoding alginate export family protein, which codes for MKRIIFLLLLGTTTLMNAQELDVNLQVRPRFEYRNGYRTLLPEGQKGTSQISQRSRLNFNYKQDELVVKLTLQNTRTWGDVPTNAVADKNGVAVFEAWAQYNFTDKWSARMGRQVLSYDNQRILGEQDWGQQAQSHDAFTVTYQTEKQKLDFGGAYNSTAENTFQTPYTVANYKALMYAWYHNQFSNDLGLSFLLLNTGYEYANADTKLLVDYKQTFGPYLTYKNSKIDGNFWLYGQTGKSTDLQVSAWNAAANFNYNVTDSFKAGLGYEFLSGKATNDGSTVIKSFNPIFGTNHGFNGFMDYFYVGNHLNNVGLQDAFIKLSYNVNKWQFALSPHAFLAAADVVTPLNEKMDSYLGTEIDASFVFNFKKDITVTGGYSQMFGSKTMEFIKNGDANHTNNWAWLSISVNPRIFSWKK